Below is a genomic region from Miscanthus floridulus cultivar M001 chromosome 1, ASM1932011v1, whole genome shotgun sequence.
TGTATgcaaggaaacaataatcatttcGGAGCCCTTCATGCAGTTTTCAAAATTTTGTAGGACATGCAGACAGATATTTCAAAATTACCagtagagtccaaagaacttaataaataaatctttctagaggcaatgcaaattctttctaatcttttatttggtgtagttagtgttatcatagtacccgcatgtatttATGGGAAATAAATCATGGACAAAACGTGAATATTTTTTGGTGTGACATTCCAACATAGTTCTATCGTCCTGGCAATATCCTTGAGGTAGATCACATAAAGaatgagagtccctctatgagattgctcacaagagactcaaacttatatctgatcatggtaatgttgaattgctttgcatcaaaagcatcggcaaTAATAAACGGGGACatatgttttagtatgcatagtggaggaaaactcaacctgggccttctcagcagcttttctAAGCCTTTGCAGTactaacttgtccttactcaaATAGTCAAGAGGTgtaccataaaattatgcaccactaagaaaagtaTCACCATTGATTGCCTTGACCTGAAAAatatgtcgaaattaagaattacaacacctaattcaacatcttagaacagacactcaagtggataccttattctacaatatatgcctgtgtggaatagtcctaaagccacacatatttatacggtgagtataacatactttgttttaaaattttatgagagatttttttaagacacgcagtattatccatgtgacagacgctaatatttacatatatactcgaacctgtgtgtacatgattatatggagatgcagcggaacttattcatgaaTTTAttagcgcatgaaagaaatggatatcggagaatttttctaccgatataaaatattatcttagccatattACGAAAaaatctatacagtagagtttgtgagcctgcgacgtcgcgctttccgtgactgtgttaatttcacgaactttattttttgaattaaatatcactttaacatcgatatttaatttaatagtattgttatcttattgtaCGATCCGtatatttttagtataaaaaatTTAATTATCCCATAGCAACGAACACGCTACCTATTAAAGCAGAAGCACGGGTCGAATTCGATTCCCGTTCGGTTTTTAGGAACGACTCTCGAGTTCGGACATATCCTGCATGGAACAATAGTACACCTAATTATGAtggaaattatatatatataaatataaataaactAAATAGTATTTATGCACGAAGTCCAATGTTACCAGATGGCTAGCAGTGCCGCGTCGCACCCTTGTGACCCAGGTTCAGTCCCACAGGACGTTGGAACATCTTACCCATGCCGGTCGAGTTTTCTTTTTAATAGTTCATTTACAATAAAACGCTTCAAGATTATATTTCATCTATCAGAGCCAACCACTTCTGaaatatttttttttccaaaaataaaCCATCCATCATGCTCTAACAATCAAATCCTTTAGTCTTCTAAACAAGGTATCCTTTGTTTTGCCGGTTAGTTGCCCTCAGTTGCTACTCCACTGCAAACAAGAGAGTTCAAGGTCCACAAGATTCCAAAAAACTCAAATACAACAGCAAACTTACTAGCACATCAGGCATTGCAGAATGTAAACCTGGAGCCTTTCAAGCTCCTCACTGTGTACGCTGTTGTTAAGTTAATGAAGCATGTTATAAAAAAAAAAGCCCTCCCCTTGCGGAATATTCACCAGATCAGACTGCACACCACTGCATCAACCAACAACTAACTAATCTGGTTTAGGATAGCATACAGATCACTTGATAGCAAAACAGATCGGCATGTATGTACACTTGTACAGCATTAATAACAAGCTTAATAAAAAGAATATGAAAGGGAAGTGTGGCCGCGTGGGGAAAATGATCACTTAACACTTCAATAGATTATACAAAAAAAATGATTAGTCACTTGAGAATGTATTGACAAGTCAAGACTTCACCACAATCGTGGCTGAACAGCTTCGACAAGAAACAGGGGAGATTAAAATAAAAGTTCTGACGGTTATGGTCCTTTGAGTTCAAAATTCCAAATGTTCAACACTTGTCCTTGTAAGAAAACTAGAAAAGATACTGTGTTCATTGTTCAGCTGGATGCAGAATGATTGATTTAAGCCCTTGTGGTGTTCCAATTTTCAATTCCTTGAAAGATGTTACCGTATATGCTATGCTCTtaacaaagagagagagaaaaaaaggaaGGATCACTCAAAATAGTTCCAGTAGTCGAATGGCACCGCACCAATTTACATGTGCATCACATAATTTTCTTTTGCGAGGATAATTGTACATCACATATGGGAGCCTAGCTTAACCCTGTGATGATTCTGAACTAGTAGCTAGTTTCAGACAAGTCTCCAAGCCAACAGGGCGTATATACGAAAGATCTCATGCGATGAGGATATCTGAAGCGTAAGGGTAACTCGCCTAAGTCTTGAACCTTGGAGCTGCCAAAATGATATGCCACGACTCTCGAAGAATGTAAGAACACAATCTCTTTGTAGGGATGGAATCCAAATATCATAAATCTATATGTATTGTTGGTATCACAATAATCTTTAATTTCCACGGCTTTCTCATCCTCAGAATCCCCACCTAAATTCTTTTCCACCTCCACTATTGGTCCCAATTTAAATTCTTGGTGTAAGTCATCGTCATGCAGAATCCAAGGTCTATCGGTTTGAGCATCAGGGCTGTCCCAGAAAGGCGTTATCAAATCATGCTGGTTGATGATGCTCTTGAATACCCACTCCATCTTGCCATCAGATTCGTCAAGGAACAAAACGAGGACTCGACATGTGTCATTAACTATTGCTGCGAAATATATCCCATTCTTGGACTTTCCAAGGTAAACTTCACGTAAATCGTCACTTGCAGTAGCGTCTGCTGGCAGATCTATTACTTGGTACTTATCATCTGACAAGTTTATCCTGCATTCAGTCATAAATAAATTAGTAAACAACACTTTATATAATACTCCTAAATATAAATAGTGATAATAAAAGTCAAAACAAAAGATAGTTTAAGGAACAAGTGACAAACCTGAGAATAAAATGGCTGTTGCAATGCACATAGAGCACTCCGCGCCAATAAGCGGCGTGGCCATAAGGCCTCACACTCACAACATCGATACTCCTCTGAAGCCCCTCATCGTCGTCGAGGGCAAAGCGCCTCTCCT
It encodes:
- the LOC136472716 gene encoding F-box protein At5g07610-like — encoded protein: MHPRRMYLPCVAYRDPEESRRRKSTDGMEEDQPRRLPDDVLADILSRLAPAPRSLAVSRCVCREWRAVVDDRCLHLLRPDLLLLTVGGIFVDSYCTYEPDFFARPSTARGRWVAGRLESFVRMDDSIAADYTEIMDCCNGLLLLEEYEVIVVNPATRRSARLPRCVGVLPVGHKSIGLYWNYLAFDPTLSPHYEVISMQHDPFYGDEEKKRLEGLQWPPPVYVMRAYSSRTGSWEERRFALDDDEGLQRSIDVVSVRPYGHAAYWRGVLYVHCNSHFILRINLSDDKYQVIDLPADATASDDLREVYLGKSKNGIYFAAIVNDTCRVLVLFLDESDGKMEWVFKSIINQHDLITPFWDSPDAQTDRPWILHDDDLHQEFKLGPIVEVEKNLGGDSEDEKAVEIKDYCDTNNTYRFMIFGFHPYKEIVFLHSSRVVAYHFGSSKVQDLGELPLRFRYPHRMRSFVYTPCWLGDLSETSY